Within Amedibacterium intestinale, the genomic segment ATGCAAATACAACACCAATGAGATTATCTGTAATTCGCAATATAACAGCTTCCTGAATACCATAAATTCCTGTAGCGGCCATTAAGGCTCCCAGACAATTTAATACTGTCTTATGTTTATACTGACTGCATAATCCCAGCAATATACCACCAAAAATTCCAATCATGGAGTGCATTGATTTTGGCATAAGCATATACAGCACATAAAACAAGGCAGATCCTGCCAATACCCCTAAAATTCTATGCATTGACTTTTCTTTTAATTTTGTTTCAAAATTATGATCAGACAATAAAGAACCACAGGCAAATCCTATCCACATATAACGTTCCAATTGGAAAAAAGCTCCTAATGTTAAGATAAAACTAATTCCTAAAGCTATACGAATTTGCCATTGATGTTTTTTTGTATAAAAATCAAACTGTTTAATTTTACTTTGAAAAGAAATATCCGTATGCTTCCCTTTATGTTTCTTGTAAAAAACTGCTGCACAAATCAGAAAACAGAAACAAGTTAAAAGAAATCGTTTGAAAAACAATACACCTTGTACCGGATTGCCGCAAAGAAAAACATACGCAAAGCTATATAGTCCACCATTCCCCATTTCTGGTTTGTCGCAGGTAATAAATAAAATAACGATATAGGATAAAAAATGAATGAAAAATGCAAACAAAGGATTTACATAATAACTTAAAACCGGTGAAATCAGCAGCAGTAAAAAAACAATGCCCAAATTTATCAGAGAATCTTTGATACAATATCCAAAATCCACAAAACGAACAGCCAGTAAAATACAAAACATTGAAACTGCCATCGCATTGTTTTCTTTCCCAAAGACACTAGATAAAGGAGCTATAAAAACAATCGCAAACAATACAAGTAAAATAGAGCGAAAAAACATGGCTGCCCATAAAAAACCACGTTGCTTTTTCGATTCGCTTTTGTCAATCAACCTTTTTAATCCAGCTGGATCAAGCTGTAATAAATCATAAAACTTCAATGTATATACCCCCTTTTTTATTATTCATCGATAGATAAAGACTGCATTTTTTCATTTGCCCTGGATATTAAAACAAACAATTGTTCAAAGTCTTCTCCCATACTTCTCCATAGATCATAAAAAGGTTGTAACATAATTTCATAATCTTTTTTTAACTCTTTTAAACCTGTCTCACTAAGAGAAATCACATAACTTCTTTCATCAGAAGTCTGTTTCTGTTTTTGAATACAGTTTTTTTCATAAAGCTGTTTTAAGCAGCGGCTAACGGCCTCTTTTTTCATTCCACTAAGCTTGCTTAATATTAAGGGTGTACATTTTTCTGGTTCCAGATAAAGCCATGCCAACAGTTCTCTTTCACTTGATGTTAAAAACTGCTTCTGCTTATGAACGAGCATGTTTCTGGAAAACTGATGAAGCTCTTGTTGAAAAATGAGCATTTGCTGCCAATCAATATTCTGCATAATAACCCTCCCGCCATTTATTTAACATTGTTAATTATATGACGATGCTTATCCCTTGTCAATAAACTTTTCCCCACCTATAAAAGAAAAAAAAGACCAGTTTCTTTTCAAAGAAACCAGTCCTTCTAAAAATTTGCTTTTTATATCTTTTCAAATACGGAAGCAGGTGCTCCACAGAGTGGACAAACAAAATCTTCTGGAAGTGGATCACCTTCATAAATATAACCGCAAATACTGCATCTCCATCCACTCTTCTCTGTTTTTTCTTGGAAACTTGGTGCATTTTTCGGTGTTGTTCCATTCTTTACTTGATGATAATATGCATAGGTCATCACTTCTTTTTCGGCCAGTACTTCTGCATCTTCTACTTCACCTATAAACATCACATGAGTGCCTAAATCCACTTTTTGTACAACTTTTACACTAAAGTAAGAAGCCACATTTTGTATAGGATATGCTATCCCATGCACATCACGTTTAAATTCTACCTTTTCAAATTTATCTGCATCTTTACTGGATTGAAAACCGAATGTTTTGATCATTTCCATATCTGTATCCTGTGTTAAAACAGCACCGCAAAAACGTCCAGATTTTTCAATTAACTGCTCTGTATAATTATCTTTATTTAAGGTTACTGCCATCTGCTGTGGAGAAGAAGTTACCTGTTGAAGCGTATTCGCAACACAGCCTGCATCTTTTCCATCATGACTTGTGGAAATAATATATAAACCATAACTTAAATTAAAAAACGCTTTTTGATTCATAAGTAATACCTCCTTCAATTTTATATTTACTTTCTCTTTTTAGTATGTACCCAAAAGATTGATTTGTAAATAGATATGCCTAACTTCACTAATACAAACAGCAGTCTTATGTTTTATGTTTTCTTAAAACATCATATCCTCTTTTAACACATCATGATCTTTTAATACTTTTTCAATTACGGTTCCCTGTATTGTTTTAAGTAAAGGTTTTTTCAACATATTTAATGGTCCAGGCAAACGGATTTCCAATGGGGATTTTCCATCCATTAATTTTACAGAGCTATCTAAAAGTTCACGAATGTCATACACACTTCCCCAAACTTCAGGAACACCACGATCAACTCCTAATAAACCATAAACAGCTTCCATAGCAGTTCTTACGGAATATTCTGTTGTAAATACGGTATCTCTTGGAGTTTGCGCAAACTGTCCTAAGAAGGCAAAGTTCACTGCACCATCCACAATGACATCAGGGCGATCTCCTTTGGCTCTTGGCATAAAGAAAGCAGTGATATATGGCATCATGGTAGGAACACAAACAGCAGAATGTTCTGCCAAATCTTCAATCTGCTCTACTGGTGCACCTATGTGGTACAACCATTCCATCGTAATTTCTTTTCCTGTACATTCTTTCATTGGTTTTTTTACATAATCACCAATCGCATCGGTAAATAATCCATATACCCAAACACAAACCTTATCTTTATCCTGTGCTTTAAATTGTCCCTGACGATTAATTGTCCAGCTTAACAGCCAGCTAGAATCCTGACAGCTTACAATTCCTCCGGTAACGACTTTTCCTGTTCTAGGATCTCGTTTACAAATATTAGTAATATAAGGAATGATTTTATCATCTAACGTTGTAATTGTGGCGGATTCCCAATTTGTTTTTGCGATATCGGAACAAAACTTTTCAGGATGTCCAAATGCTGGATCTTGTTTTGCGATGTTTTTCCACAAATTCCAGCAGCCACTTGTTCTTACCTCCGCATCTCCATTTGGCGCATGGTCCTGATCACCATAAATCGTTCCTTCCGTACAACTTCCATTTGTGATAAACACCAAATCATTTTCACTTAATACAATACCTTGTTCTACGCCATTTACCTTACATTCAATTGCCTGTGCAACTTTTTTGTTTTCATCACATTGAAACACAACATTGGTTACTTCTGTATGAAACTGAAAATCAACACCTGCTTTTTCCAAATACTTCTGCATTGGTAAAATCAAGGATTCATATTGATTATAACGTGTAAACTTCAATGCACTAAAATCAGGCAAACCGGAAATATGATGAATAAAACGCTGGAAATACAGTTTCATTTCCAATGCGCTATGCCAGTTTTCAAACGCAAACATTGTTCTCCAATATAGCCAGAACGTAGAGTTAAATACTTCCTCATCAAATACATCTTCAATTGTTTTATCATATAGATCTTCATCTTTTGTTAAAAAGAGCTTCATGATTTCCATACACCCTTTTTGACTTAAATTAAACTTTCCATCGGTATGTGCATCTTCTCCACGATGAATGGTAGCTCTGCATAAAGAATAGTTTGGATCCTCTTTATTTAACCAATAAAATTCATCTAGTACAGATGCATTTTCAACTTCCAAAGATGGAATACTTCGAAATAAATCCCATAAACATTCAAAGTGATTTTCCATCTCTCTTCCTCCACGCATAATATATCCTCGTGTAGAATCAAAAATACCATCACAAGCACCACCAGCAATATCCATTGCCTCTAAAATATGAATATGATCTCCTGGCATTTGTCCATCACGAACAAGGAAACATGCCGCAGCTAAGCTTGCTAAACCACTTCCGATTAAATATGCATGCTTATCCTCTACTCCCTCTGGTTTTTTTGGACGTGCAAATGCTTCATAATTCCCATTTGTGTAATAAATACCTTTTTTATTTTTATCATGTTTCCCAAGTTCTGTGTTTCGATAATTTTTAATATCTTCTTCTTTTTTTGCCTTTTGTTCTTTGTTTTTTTGCTGTACTTTCTTTGCTGCCATTAAAACAGCTCCGGTAGATGCTGCTGTAGCCGCAGCAGCCATTGCTATACTTTTCTTTTTCATAGGATACGACCACCTTTCTTATCGACAGTCTTATCATACGCAAAATCATCACGCAAATACATTTACACTTATACAAGAATGATAAATTTTTTATCAAACTTCCTTATTTGTAAAGTTTTGATTGCTGTTGTAATTATATTTATAATGTTATTTCCATTACAATATAGTGATATCTTCCTTCACCTCATTCCTAGAAAGTTTTTAGAAATCGTATCCTCACAGACAAAGTTTGTTATAATATATATGTCATAGAAGAGGTTGGTAATTCAACCAAAAGCAAAAAGAGGACGGCAATCCTCTCTTTTTTGTATCAGAATATTTTTCATGCTAATTCTTTGTAAAGTTTTGAATGGATGTTGTAATTGTATTCTTTAACGCAATGCGCATATCTTCTACAATCAAATGATAATCTTCCTTCATTCCATCCGCTATCCAATCAAGCATGACTCCTACAAAACCATATTTATAAAAATTCGCTATAAAGTTTTTCTGTTCTTCGCTAATTTGGACGTCCTTCGCTTTTTCTTCAATAACCTGCATGATCAAATCATGTACCAGTTTAAATAGAAAATTTTCAATTTGTTCCCTGGAAATATTATAGTATGCATTCATTACAAATGGCTTGTTTTCATAAACAGCTTCAAATACATGAAGGAGTCCATCCTGCCAGTTTTCAGAATGTTTTTTATTTTGCAATGCCTGTTTTGCATCCTCTACACATACCCATTCCACCAAATCATGTAAATCTTTAAAATGATAATAAAAACTCATACGACTGATATGACATGCATCCGTTAAATCCTGTATCGTTATTTTATGAAATGGTTTCTTTAACATACAGTCTTTTAAGGCAGCTTCTAAATCCAGTTTTGTTCGATTTGACATATCCTCACCTGTTTCTTTATAAAAGCATTATAGATATAAACAGTAAAAAATGAAAGACTTTATTCATTCCATAATATCTGCATACTTTATTTTTAGATTTTCTTTTTTATAAAGTTTTTAGGAAGTTTCTTTAATACAAGTAAAATCAAACCTATTTCTACTACACGATCTATATAATCTGTAAAAAACTGTACGATAAAACAGCTAAGCGTTAAACCAAGAGGTGTTTTTGATAAAAGCTGTACCAGATAGCTGGAACCAGAAGAAGTAATTCCACCAAATAGATATGCGCTAATTCCTGCACTTACAAAAGATGTAGGAACACTTACACATAAAGCTACAACAAAGATCCACCATGTTTTATCAACCTTCTTTTTCCATAGGATTCCCATCAATAAACCAAACAGCATCCCTGCAGGTGCAAAGTATAAAGCATAACTATCTACGGTGATTCCAAGAATAATCCCGCTTAATAAGCTTGTCAACATACCATAGACAGGGCCATATAAAATAGAGGTCAAAATAGTTCCCATACTATCTAGATAAATAGGAAGTCTTAACATCAACGCAATTTGTCCACCAACGATATTCACCACAATCGCAAAGGCAAGTATCGTAATATGGTAAGTTGTAAATTTTTGTTTCATGCGGATACCTCCTTTTGTTTACGCATATGTGTGTACAAGCAAACTTTCTAACAAATCAAGCTCTTCTTTATGTTTATGAAGAATACACTCTAAAAACATATAGAAAAATTCCTGTACATCGACTTCTGTTAATACAACAGCATTTTTTTCTTTCTTATAAAAATCATAAGCATCTACCACACTTTGTCCTCTGCAAATGCCATCTGTTTCTATTTGTACATTGGATGAAAAGCCAGAACAAATAGCAGGATTGATGAAATAAGCGATTGCTAGTGGATCATTGATTACACATCCAATGATATGTTCCCATTCCCAATGAAAATCAAAATAAAATTTTGTAATCTTACGAATAAACTCTCCCTGAACAGGATCCAGTCTTTCTATATAAGATAATAAGGTAGGTGTTAACACGATGTTACGTGTAACATCTAATCCAATCATATGTATTTGTTTTCCAATCTTCGCCATTTCCTCATAAACAATTGCGGCAGCTTCTGGATCTTCCCAATAGTTATACTCCGCTACAGGAGAACAATTTCCATGCGATTTATACGTTCCTCCCATAGACACCAGCATAGCAATCTTAGAAAAAGCTTCTTTATCTTGTTGAATCAAATGTGCTAAGTTGGTAAGAGGTCCAATCGCAATAAGCGAACAATTTTCTTCTTTTCTTAATGTCTGAGATAAAAACTCTACAGCAGTAATAGAAGTTTCATATCCTTCTACTTCTTCTAAAAAGCTTTCTCCCAGTCCATCTTCCCCATGGGTATCCAAAGCACTAACATATTCCTTCTTTAATGGCTTATCTGCTCCCAGATAAACAGGTACATCCAATCGATTCATATGTTTTAACACTTTTTTTATATTTTCAAATCCCATCTGTACAGGCGCATTTCCACATACGATCGTAATTCCTAAAACTTCTACCTCTTTTGATGTTAGTGCCATCATGATCGCAAGACTATCATCAATGCCTGGATCACAATCGATAATAATTTTTCTTTTCATATATCTTCCTACTTTCTATATTTCAATAAAAAAGACTTTACCTATTTTTGATAATAAGCAAAGTCACGAAAAAAGTAAGATATCCTACATTTATAAATTTTCATTTGCCTATTATTATACTGGGAGGTTTGAAACCAGTGTATGTAATTATATACCATAGAAAAACAAAACTTGTAAATAAAAAGCTTAGAATTTTATGCTTTCTTTTTTTTGTATAAAAGAATCAAGTATCCACTAGCTAGCGACAAGATAGAAACAATTAGATACATTTTCCCATTTGAAGAAGATAATCCTCCATAAATAACGATCAATGCTCCTATACATGCTAGAACTGGACATACATATCCAAAAAATTTACTTTGTATACCACCCTTCCATGCATAGCGTAATACACCAATATATAAAAGGAAATAAAAGATATACATGATAACGATAGGAAGTCCAGATACATCCATTCCTAAGGCTTGAATCGCTGGATTTTCGACAGTTAAATAATGAATAAACAGCCATAAAAAGGAAAATATACAGCTTGTAAAATTAGATAAAATAGAAACTTCATATCTTTCATGGAGTTTCGCTATTTTGTTACTAAATGGAATTTCATTTCGAATCGCAAGTGCATGTGGAATACGACAGCTTCCTAAAATAATACCATTGCATGTTCCAAGTACCGATATAACAACGGTTACAAGAAGAAGCTTTGCGGCAAATGGACCTGCCAGCATGGATGCAGCTGCTTCAAATGCCCCATCTTTCAATTCCATAACTTTTTCTGGTCCTAATAAAAATGTAATTCCTAAAAAATATAACAAATAAACAAAAAGAATCATGATTGGCGCAATTGTTAAGGCAAGTGGAAGATTTCGTTTCGCATTCTTTATTTCATGGCAAATACTTGGTGCAACAGACCATCCATCATAAGAAAAGGCTGCCGCCACAATCGCACTGCTTCCCGCTACGATACCTGCCCCATCTACAGAATGAAGCTGTAAATAGGATGGATCTCCAAACAATAATCCGGCAATTCCAATCAAAAACAAAGGAATCATTTTTACCATCATGGAAGAAGTTTGTAAGTAACCTGCAATTTTTGGAGAAAATGTATTTACCAGATAAAGCAAGATGATATAGAAAATCGTAATTGTCCAGACATGAGATTGCAGCATAGGAAAATTTGAAAATAACTGTATCGTATAATTCGCACCTACCCAGCATATGACTGCTACCAGCGCAGGAAAATATACAACCATCTGAAACCATCCGATTAAAAACGCAAATGTTTTATTATACGCTTTTTCCCCATAACTAATTAATCCTCCGGCATCATCGGTTAACTTTGCCCATTCCGCAATGCTGATACCCCCAAAGATAATTCCTCCGGCACCAATGATCAAAACAAGACAGCCAATAGCTACATTTCCACCTGTTAAAACCAGAATATCATCTGCTTTAAAAAAGATTCCTGAACCAATAACAATTCCAATGACCATCGCAATTGCCATCAGCAATCCATACTTTCTTGTCTCCTGCATACATGATCCTCCTAAAATAGATAGAGATAGTATAGTATGTTTTCTTCTATATGTATAGTATAATCCTACTTCTTTATAAAATTTTACTTTTTATACCCCTCAATCATATTCCATCATTAAGAAAGCATGTTCCAACAATCTCAGCTTAACTCTGCTTTCTTGTTTCATATTCTTTGCCTAATCTGTATAAAAAACAGGATAAAAACGATACCCTGTTTCTTTCTTCTATATTATCGTTGTTTTATGAACTATGAAAGAGTTAAGAATGCTAAACAAGCTGCTCCAAGCAAACCGCTATCTTCATTTAAAGTAGATTTACGTACCTTTACATATGGTTTTACAACATCAAATACTCGCATTTTTACTAATTCTTCTACCTCTTCTACAAAACCATCAATTTTTAATGCGACAGAACCTCCTAAAATAAAAATCTCCGGATCAATATACGCCTGTATATTCGCAATAAAATTTGCCAGATAAATCTTAGCTTCCTGCATGATTTCTTTCGCATCCACATTTCCATCTAATGCTAAATCATTTACTTCTCCCGCATGTGCAACATTTAATCCTTTTTTCTTTGCACGCTCGACAATTGCCGTTCCACTGGATATAGCCTCAATGCCTCCTGGATAAATCATTCCATGACTTGGCCCTTCATGTTTCATACAGCTATTTGCGACTTCATTCGCAAAACCATGAGCCCCTGTGAATATTTTTTTATGCATGACAAGTCCTGCTCCTAATCCTGTTGATACAGTTAGATACTGAACATAATCATAGTCTTTTCCTTCTCCAATAACACTTTCTGCCAAAGCAGCTAAATTTGCATCATTTTCCAAATATACAGGAATTTGAATTCTTTTTTCTAACTCTTTGCTGACAGAAAAACCTGTCCATTTCCCATGTAAATTTGGAGTCTGGATAATTTTTCCATTGATTAAATCCAGAGGTCCTGGACAAGACATTCCTACTCCTACGATATCTGTTTCAAAAGATTGAATCGTTTCTGCTATCTTATCCATTGTCTTATCTGGGTCATTCGCATCTGTTGAAAACTGGACTCTTTCCTTTATTTCATAGTTTTCATTGATTAGAGCTACTCTGGTATTTGTTCCTCCAATATCAATTCCGATTGCATATTTCATTTCAATATCTCTCCTTTAAAATACATATAGCTTTATTATACCCTCTTCAAATATAGAAAACAGCTATTGTTTTTATTTTTTCTTATAGAAAAAGAGCCCTGTAGACTCTTTCACTCACCCTCTATTTATTCATGATGCTTACAATTTCCGGAAAACGCCCCATTATCGCATCATAATTTTTTCTTTCATGTGGATACGTACATAAAGTGCAATCCTTACATCCATTGTCTAATATACGATATGCTCCACCACAATTTGTTCCTAAAACATATAAAGGGCAAAAACAAAACAGGCAATTAAAATTTTCTTCCGAAATTCCTTTATGACAAGGAAAAAATTCACAGTCCCTGTTGGTAAAACATGCATAATTCCTATTCATGATAAACTAATTTCTACATATCCTTTGTATATAAGAATTTAAAAGAATCTCCATCTTGAATCTTTAATTCTTCTACAGCAGGACACATCCCACTTTCTTTACATGTTTCGTTATTGTCACTTTCATACAGCCACCATGGTCCCTTGTTAAAGTCTTGTTTTAACCCACTCATTTCATCGATGTAGGCTCCATAGCTTCCATCTTTAAAAACGACATCCAATTCTTCACACTTTTCTAAAAAATCATACAAAGTATTGATTTGTCCTGTCTGTGTAATATCTTTATTCACTAATTCTTTTCCATTTACCTTATCTTCTACCACAACATGAAGTGTCACTTCTTTTTCTTCACCTGCTGGTTCTTTTTTCTCACTGCATCCACTTAACATAATACCCAATCCTAAAACCAGTGATAAAATAATTGTTTTTTTCATACTCTGCTCTCTCCTATTTTATATTTTTTCTTTTCTGGAAGCTGCTGTTTTCACAAAAGAACGTGTTTTTCAATTTCCATAAGACAAAGATTGAAATATCAATTCTTCTGTATTTTCATTTTTATTTTCATATAATGCCATAACAAAAAATAAATTTGACAATAGGTTAAAAAGCTCATATATATTTTTATCTACTTCTTTTTCTTTTTGAATCTTTACGATCCATCGTACAATATTCTTGCATTCACTTCGTAATACATGTAAATAAGAAGCCCCTATACATCCAACAGGAAGATAAAATTCTTTATATAGTACTTCATATTTTTTATAGAGTGCTTCTACTTTTTTAAAACGTTCTTCATCAATTGCATTCTTTCCACGAATAGAGCCATTTGCATGGTAAATCGTTTCACATAAAAACAACAAATCTTCTTTATCTATATGTTTTATATAATGCATGGCTAATCCTAAAAAGCTTGCTAAACGATCGGTTGCGATTTCATAATCACATTGACTGGATACTTCATCTAAAAAACTATATGCACAATATCCCATACTTCCCATCTTTTCTAAAAAAAAGTCTGTTTTTAGGCAGACAAAAAGGAATTCCTTTTTTCTTGAGCCCAGAAGAAAAAGTGTATACAAAAGGCAGGTCTACCGGCTTCGTTTCATCCTTTGATCACCTTCCCATATTTCTACAGTGGTATTCGATCATTGTCCACATCACGGTTGCTGGGGCAGCTAAAGCTTATCTTTATTCCCTATTAAGTATTACTACACCATTTTGTATGTATTTGATTGTATATTCTTTATCTTCATACGTAAACCTTATGAATCTATAAAACAGCCTCCCTATACATAGTAGGGTATTTAGAGTAGATTTTCAAGAATTCCTTTTTTATTATGATAAAAATTATACTTCATCTTCAAATTCTTGAGCATAATACACATGATTCGTCTTATTCCTAATATAAGAAGGTCAAACTGAAGTTTTTTACTTCGCAAGTTTATTTAATGTTTCACCAGCAATTCTATATACCGTCCAATCGGACATAGGTTCTGCACCCAATGATAAGTAAAAATCAATACTTGACTTATTCCAATCAAGACACCACCATTCCAAGCGACCACATTTTCGTTCAACAGCAATAGCTGCAAGTTTCTTTAATATTGCTTTCCCATATCCATTTCCTCTATATTCTGGAGAAACATATAAATCTTCAAGATACAAGCCTGCTCTACCTAAAAAAGTAGAAAAGTTATGAAAAAATAGTGCAAAACCAATCTCTTTATCACCCAGACAAGCAAAAATCACTTCTGCTTTTTCTTTATCAAAAATCCACTCCTCAAGAGTTTCTTCATCGCAAACTACTTCATTTAACATTTTCTCATACTCTGCAAGTTCTTGAATAAATCTTAAAATCAAGGAAACATCTTTACGCTGTGCATATCTAAAATGTAAGTTCATATCCATATCATTAACCTCTCAAACGCTAATTTATCTTTCTGTAACTTTAAATATAGCACTTTCTATTTTAGATGCAACTTTTTTTCTATCTCTTTACTACTTAAAAACCTCATATGTAAAAAAGACAAGGAAATCCTCAAATAAAGAATCTCATTGTCTTTCTTGATCATTAGTTGAAATTGTATGCTGTAACGATAGGCTCACGATTTTGTACAACATCATTATAATATTCATACAGGCATATTCCTAAGAAACTTCCTGAAATATTATAGATATTCTGAAATCCATGTCCCTGTAAAGCCAATGTGGCATTATAGCTTCTTTGTGCACTTCTACAATGAAGATACACTGGACGATCTGTTGGAATTTCATCCAAGCGATCTCTAATTTGACTTAATGGAATATTCACAGCTGTTTTAAGATGTCCTTTTGCAAATTCATGTTCTTCTCTTACATCAATGATATATGCATTTGATTCTACCAGTC encodes:
- a CDS encoding ATP:cob(I)alamin adenosyltransferase; the protein is MGYCAYSFLDEVSSQCDYEIATDRLASFLGLAMHYIKHIDKEDLLFLCETIYHANGSIRGKNAIDEERFKKVEALYKKYEVLYKEFYLPVGCIGASYLHVLRSECKNIVRWIVKIQKEKEVDKNIYELFNLLSNLFFVMALYENKNENTEELIFQSLSYGN
- a CDS encoding GNAT family N-acetyltransferase, which encodes MDMNLHFRYAQRKDVSLILRFIQELAEYEKMLNEVVCDEETLEEWIFDKEKAEVIFACLGDKEIGFALFFHNFSTFLGRAGLYLEDLYVSPEYRGNGYGKAILKKLAAIAVERKCGRLEWWCLDWNKSSIDFYLSLGAEPMSDWTVYRIAGETLNKLAK